In Topomyia yanbarensis strain Yona2022 chromosome 2, ASM3024719v1, whole genome shotgun sequence, one DNA window encodes the following:
- the LOC131684192 gene encoding toll-like receptor 8 isoform X1, protein MHHKTDNESFVNKYQYRTNYTMGRSCLVPKILAVCLVTIPCPVTGWYYNCFVDSTTLLNDGCSLKDIVISKNTNAEDIYFPPTNINFFVSNFSSFSPALGVRLAEETESVNFYNCQTPTLAIPVTLRRLGIFFNNLYKVFSNYRQPNQLEYLSIVGARITEVRFVEVLNQLRFLRVQSNPLRFVNFERFRNLTQLEIIDLRDNQISNIDPGSGQLELPNLKELHLSGNYLIELDGSFWNLSSLSVLRIQTNFLQTLNVQALSKTMPLLSEISLSRNPWNCKRLNDIVGYLAVRKVNYLEDGVRLGCNSFDYVEYLCFSGQDDITRSVEMLENLNESGAQYYQDAKSVELEDTIKRNEELLRHMEELRVGIEKLHTKISSLKSSIHRND, encoded by the exons ATGCATCACAAAACTGATAACGAATCATTTGTAAATAAATATCAGTACCGAACCAACTATACAATGGGAAGGAGCTGTTTGGTGCC CAAGATTCTAGCCGTTTGTCTCGTTACGATACCGTGCCCCGTAACCGGTTGGTACTACAACTGCTTCGTAGATTCAACGACACTGCTCAACGATGGCTGCAGTTTGAAGGACATCGTCATCAGCAAGAATACCAATGCAGAGGACATTTATTTTCCGCCAACAAACATTAATTTTTTCGTTTCCAATTTTTCCTCTTTCTCGCCGGCCTTGGGAGTGCGGTTGGCAGAAGAAACGGAGAGTGTCAACTTCTACAACTGTCAAACCCCCACGCTAGCCATCCCAGTTACGCTGCGAAGACttggaatatttttcaataatctGTATAAAGTGTTCTCGAACTATCGACAGCCGAATCAGTTGGAATATTTGAGTATAGTGGGAGCCCGCATCACCGAAGTTCGCTTCGTCGAGGTCCTGAATCAGTTGCGATTTCTCCGTGTCCAAAGTAATCCGCTTCGATTCGTCAATTTTGAACGGTTTCGTAATCTTACACAACTGGAGATTATTGATCTGAGAGATAATCAGATCAGCAACATCGATCCGGGATCGGGTCAGTTGGAGCTGCCGAATTTAAAAGAGCTGCATCTGAGTGGAAATTATCTGATCGAGCTGGATGGCAGTTTCTGGAACCTTTCCAGTTTAAGTGTCCTGAGAATTCAAACGAACTTCCTGCAAACACTGAATGTTCAGGCTCTGAGCAAAACAATGCCTTTGCTAAGTGAAATTAGTCTAAGTCGTAATCCTTGGAACTGCAAACGACTGAATGATATCGTAGGTTATTTAGCTGTTCGTAAGGTAAACTACTTGGAGGACGGAGTTAGGTTAGGTTGTAATTCGTTCGACTACGTAGAGTATTTATGTTTTTCGGGACAGGATGACATTACTAGAAGTGTGGAAATGCTGGAAAATCTAAATGAAAGCGGGGCGCAGTATTATCAAGACGCTAAATCGGTTGAACTTGAAGATACAATTAAGCGAAATGAAGAGCTACTGCGTCATATGGAAGAGTTGAGAGTAGGTATAGAAAAATTGCATACTAAAATTAGTTCTTTGAAATCTTCGATACATCGGAATGACTAG
- the LOC131684192 gene encoding toll-like receptor 8 isoform X2 codes for MHHKTDNESFVNKYQYRTNYTMGRSCLVPKILAVCLVTIPCPVTGWYYNCFVDSTTLLNDGCSLKDIVISKNTNAEDIYFPPTNINFFVSNFSSFSPALGVRLAEETESVNFYNCQTPTLAIPVTLRRLGIFFNNLYKVFSNYRQPNQLEYLSIVGARITEVRFVEVLNQLRFLRVQSNPLRFVNFERFRNLTQLEIIDLRDNQISNIDPGSGQLELPNLKELHLSGNYLIELDGSFWNLSSLSVLRIQTNFLQTLNVQALSKTMPLLSEISLSRNPWNCKRLNDIVGYLAVRKVNYLEDGVRLGCNSFDYVEYLCFSGQDDITRSVEMLENLNESGAQYYQDAKSVELEDTIKRNEELLRHMEELRRKNGILEVASQNWS; via the exons ATGCATCACAAAACTGATAACGAATCATTTGTAAATAAATATCAGTACCGAACCAACTATACAATGGGAAGGAGCTGTTTGGTGCC CAAGATTCTAGCCGTTTGTCTCGTTACGATACCGTGCCCCGTAACCGGTTGGTACTACAACTGCTTCGTAGATTCAACGACACTGCTCAACGATGGCTGCAGTTTGAAGGACATCGTCATCAGCAAGAATACCAATGCAGAGGACATTTATTTTCCGCCAACAAACATTAATTTTTTCGTTTCCAATTTTTCCTCTTTCTCGCCGGCCTTGGGAGTGCGGTTGGCAGAAGAAACGGAGAGTGTCAACTTCTACAACTGTCAAACCCCCACGCTAGCCATCCCAGTTACGCTGCGAAGACttggaatatttttcaataatctGTATAAAGTGTTCTCGAACTATCGACAGCCGAATCAGTTGGAATATTTGAGTATAGTGGGAGCCCGCATCACCGAAGTTCGCTTCGTCGAGGTCCTGAATCAGTTGCGATTTCTCCGTGTCCAAAGTAATCCGCTTCGATTCGTCAATTTTGAACGGTTTCGTAATCTTACACAACTGGAGATTATTGATCTGAGAGATAATCAGATCAGCAACATCGATCCGGGATCGGGTCAGTTGGAGCTGCCGAATTTAAAAGAGCTGCATCTGAGTGGAAATTATCTGATCGAGCTGGATGGCAGTTTCTGGAACCTTTCCAGTTTAAGTGTCCTGAGAATTCAAACGAACTTCCTGCAAACACTGAATGTTCAGGCTCTGAGCAAAACAATGCCTTTGCTAAGTGAAATTAGTCTAAGTCGTAATCCTTGGAACTGCAAACGACTGAATGATATCGTAGGTTATTTAGCTGTTCGTAAGGTAAACTACTTGGAGGACGGAGTTAGGTTAGGTTGTAATTCGTTCGACTACGTAGAGTATTTATGTTTTTCGGGACAGGATGACATTACTAGAAGTGTGGAAATGCTGGAAAATCTAAATGAAAGCGGGGCGCAGTATTATCAAGACGCTAAATCGGTTGAACTTGAAGATACAATTAAGCGAAATGAAGAGCTACTGCGTCATATGGAAGAGTTGAGA